The following proteins are encoded in a genomic region of Stutzerimonas balearica DSM 6083:
- a CDS encoding LutB/LldF family L-lactate oxidation iron-sulfur protein: MNAEQRIPAIQIENAGDPDFRARARKSLKDEQLRRNFRTAMDSLMTKRAAAFSDADERERLREMGNHIRARALSKLPELLERLEANLTRNGVKVHWAETVDEANNIVLEIARAHEARQVIKGKSMVSEEMEMNHFLDGHGIECLESDMGEYIVQLDHEKPSHIIMPAIHKNAGQVASLFHEKLGVEYTKDVDQLIQIGRRTLRQKFFEANIGVSGVNFAVAETGTLLLVENEGNGRMSTTVPPVHIAVTGIEKVVENLRDVVPLLSLLTRSALGQPITTYVNMISGPRKADELDGPQEVHLILLDNGRSQAFADSELRQTLNCIRCGACMNHCPVYTRVGGHTYGEVYPGPIGKIITPHMVGLDKVPDHPSASSLCGACGEVCPVKIPIPTLLRRLREENVKAPDDPHKVMRGQGSKYSRKERLIWAGWRLLNTSPTLYRVFGFFATRLRGLTPSNIGPWTQNHSAPKPAARSLHELAREHLEGKR, from the coding sequence ATGAACGCCGAACAGCGTATTCCCGCGATTCAGATCGAAAACGCCGGCGACCCGGATTTCCGCGCCCGCGCACGCAAGTCGCTGAAGGATGAGCAGCTGCGGCGCAACTTCCGCACCGCCATGGACTCGCTGATGACCAAGCGCGCCGCGGCGTTCAGCGATGCCGACGAACGCGAGCGGCTGCGCGAAATGGGCAACCATATCCGCGCCCGCGCACTGTCCAAGCTGCCCGAACTGCTCGAGCGGCTGGAAGCCAACCTGACCCGCAACGGTGTGAAGGTGCACTGGGCGGAGACGGTAGACGAGGCGAACAACATCGTCCTCGAGATCGCCCGCGCTCACGAGGCGCGCCAAGTGATCAAGGGAAAATCGATGGTCAGCGAAGAAATGGAGATGAACCATTTCCTCGACGGCCATGGCATCGAATGCCTGGAATCGGACATGGGCGAGTACATCGTCCAGCTCGACCACGAGAAGCCTTCTCATATCATCATGCCGGCAATCCACAAGAACGCCGGCCAGGTCGCGTCCCTGTTCCACGAGAAACTCGGCGTGGAGTACACCAAGGACGTCGACCAACTCATTCAGATCGGTCGCCGCACGCTGCGGCAGAAGTTCTTCGAGGCCAATATCGGCGTCTCCGGGGTGAACTTCGCAGTGGCCGAGACCGGCACCCTGCTGCTGGTGGAGAACGAAGGCAACGGCCGCATGAGCACCACCGTGCCGCCGGTACATATCGCCGTCACCGGCATCGAAAAGGTGGTGGAGAACCTGCGCGACGTGGTCCCGCTGCTCTCGCTGCTGACCCGCTCGGCGCTCGGCCAGCCGATCACCACCTACGTCAACATGATCTCCGGCCCGCGCAAGGCCGACGAGCTCGACGGCCCGCAGGAAGTGCATCTGATCCTGCTGGACAACGGTCGCAGCCAGGCCTTCGCCGACAGCGAGCTGCGCCAGACGCTGAACTGCATCCGCTGCGGCGCCTGCATGAACCACTGCCCGGTGTACACCCGCGTCGGCGGCCACACCTACGGCGAGGTCTATCCCGGGCCGATCGGCAAGATCATCACCCCGCACATGGTCGGCTTGGACAAGGTGCCGGATCACCCCAGCGCCTCGTCGCTGTGCGGCGCCTGCGGCGAAGTCTGCCCGGTGAAGATTCCGATTCCGACCCTCCTGCGGCGCCTGCGCGAGGAAAACGTCAAGGCGCCGGACGATCCGCACAAGGTCATGCGCGGCCAGGGCAGCAAGTACTCGCGCAAGGAGCGGCTGATCTGGGCCGGCTGGCGCCTGCTCAACACCAGCCCGACGCTGTACCGCGTATTCGGCTTCTTCGCCACACGCCTGCGCGGCCTGACGCCATCGAACATCGGCCCCTGGACGCAGAACCACAGCGCACCGAAACCGGCTGCCCGCTCGCTGCACGAGCTGGCCCGCGAGCACCTGGAGGGCAAGCGATGA